In Rhodopirellula islandica, one DNA window encodes the following:
- a CDS encoding iron-containing alcohol dehydrogenase: MQPFDLHPRTRIVFGPNVSNQINGLARSLGGVLSSGRPRVLVVCDPGIVAAGHFDRITGLLRESDWEVQSFHDFAENPTSEMVDAGVSVAADFQPDLLIGLGGGSSMDCSKGINFVYSCGGRIHDYHGVGKATAEMLPMIAIPTTAGTGSEAQSFALISDAETHVKMACGDPKAACRIALLDPTFTLTQPRGVTALTGIDAISHAVETYVSKKRNVMSTTYSRRAFGLLARSFVRVLQVPDDLEARSAMQLGACLAGMAIETSMLGAAHATANPLTARHDVVHGQAVGLMLPAVVRFNGTVHADWYAELLRELEPCSEVSEAPTRLAELIEEWMRAADLATTLDDLSIPTSDIGLFVEDALKQWTGTFNPIELDEDSTRALYREVV; the protein is encoded by the coding sequence ATGCAACCGTTTGATCTTCATCCACGAACGCGAATCGTGTTTGGGCCGAACGTTTCGAATCAGATCAATGGGCTGGCTCGTTCGCTCGGCGGGGTGCTGAGTTCAGGGCGTCCTCGAGTCTTGGTCGTTTGCGATCCGGGAATCGTTGCCGCGGGGCATTTTGATCGCATCACCGGTTTGCTCCGCGAGAGCGACTGGGAGGTGCAGTCCTTTCATGACTTCGCCGAAAATCCGACGTCTGAGATGGTCGATGCGGGCGTGAGCGTGGCCGCGGATTTCCAGCCTGACCTGCTGATTGGGCTGGGGGGCGGTAGCAGCATGGACTGCTCCAAAGGCATCAACTTCGTTTACAGCTGCGGTGGTCGCATCCACGACTACCACGGGGTCGGAAAAGCGACGGCGGAGATGTTGCCGATGATTGCGATTCCCACCACGGCGGGAACCGGCAGCGAAGCCCAGAGCTTTGCGCTGATCAGCGATGCGGAAACGCACGTGAAGATGGCTTGCGGCGATCCCAAGGCCGCGTGCCGGATCGCGTTGTTGGATCCAACGTTCACGTTGACGCAGCCACGCGGGGTGACGGCGCTGACCGGCATCGATGCGATTTCGCATGCGGTCGAAACCTATGTCAGCAAAAAACGAAACGTGATGTCGACAACATACAGTCGACGTGCCTTTGGATTGTTGGCCCGGTCCTTCGTTCGCGTGTTGCAAGTTCCTGATGACTTGGAAGCTCGCTCGGCGATGCAGCTGGGGGCGTGCCTGGCTGGCATGGCGATCGAAACATCGATGTTGGGCGCGGCGCACGCCACGGCCAATCCTTTGACTGCCCGGCATGATGTCGTGCACGGGCAGGCGGTTGGTCTGATGTTGCCCGCGGTGGTTCGGTTCAACGGAACCGTTCACGCGGATTGGTACGCCGAGTTGCTGAGAGAGCTGGAACCTTGTAGCGAGGTTTCCGAAGCGCCGACGCGATTGGCGGAGCTGATTGAGGAGTGGATGCGGGCAGCGGACCTCGCGACAACGCTGGATGATCTTTCGATCCCA